The Desulfovibrio sp. UCD-KL4C genome includes the window TTGAATCTAAACGGTCATGGTTCAACGCTCACACAGCTGACAAACGTCCTATACTGGTTCATGAAGAGGATAATACTGTTGCGGCATGGGTGAGTTTTGAAGAATTTTACGGACGCCCAGCGTATGCCAATACTGCGGAAATAAGTATTTATATTCACTTAAAATATAGAGAACTAGGACTGGGTAAAAAGTTACTGCAAGAAGCAATTGAGATGACTCCGGTTTTAGAAATAAAAAATCTTGTTGCATACATATTTTCACACAACGAACCCAGCATCAGACTGTTCAAATCTTTTGGTTTTGAAGAGTGGGGAAAATTGCC containing:
- a CDS encoding GNAT family N-acetyltransferase is translated as MRIAIDSDLPEIVAIYNSTVESRLATADTKEVSIESKRSWFNAHTADKRPILVHEEDNTVAAWVSFEEFYGRPAYANTAEISIYIHLKYRELGLGKKLLQEAIEMTPVLEIKNLVAYIFSHNEPSIRLFKSFGFEEWGKLPNIAEMDGNKYSLSILGKNLVVPD